From a region of the Agrobacterium tumefaciens genome:
- a CDS encoding proline/glycine betaine ABC transporter permease has protein sequence MALCDYMPDMLCKFPAIGNSTMRVARKTIDDGFRDIVRNYGDIIDTVVHPLQLFLNASERFFIQTPWIIIFLCILALVHLAGRSFRITAGTALSLCLIGAVGLWRDAMTTLSIVAIATLIAMVIGLPVGIVMGRSDRMQRIINPVLDVMQTLPSFVYLIPVVVIFGIGKVPGLIAVVIYAIPPVIRLTSLGIRLVDREVLEAADAFGSSNRQKLFNVQLPLALPTIMTGINQTIMMALAMVVVASMVGVGGLGKNVLQAINNQFFTIGFLNGFALVAIAIMFDRASQAFGKRLQKHREVSHG, from the coding sequence ATGGCCTTATGTGATTACATGCCGGACATGCTGTGCAAGTTTCCGGCTATTGGCAACAGCACCATGCGCGTGGCGCGCAAAACAATCGATGACGGGTTCCGCGACATCGTTCGCAATTATGGCGACATCATCGATACGGTCGTGCACCCGTTGCAGCTCTTCCTGAACGCATCGGAACGGTTTTTCATCCAGACGCCATGGATCATCATCTTTCTCTGTATTCTCGCCCTTGTGCATCTTGCAGGTCGCAGTTTCCGCATCACCGCCGGCACCGCTCTCTCGCTCTGCCTGATCGGCGCGGTTGGTCTGTGGCGTGATGCGATGACGACGCTTTCCATTGTCGCCATCGCCACCCTCATCGCCATGGTCATTGGCCTGCCAGTTGGCATCGTCATGGGCCGCTCGGATCGCATGCAGCGCATCATCAATCCAGTGCTCGACGTGATGCAGACGTTGCCGAGTTTCGTTTATCTCATTCCGGTCGTGGTGATCTTCGGCATCGGCAAGGTGCCCGGCCTGATCGCGGTTGTCATCTACGCCATTCCGCCGGTCATTCGACTGACGAGCCTCGGCATCCGGCTGGTGGATCGTGAAGTGCTTGAGGCGGCCGATGCTTTCGGTTCGTCAAACCGCCAGAAGCTGTTCAATGTCCAGCTTCCGTTGGCGCTGCCCACGATCATGACCGGCATCAACCAGACCATCATGATGGCACTTGCCATGGTCGTCGTGGCCTCCATGGTCGGCGTCGGCGGTCTTGGCAAAAACGTGCTGCAAGCCATCAACAATCAGTTCTTCACAATCGGTTTCCTGAACGGTTTCGCGCTGGTGGCCATCGCCATCATGTTCGACCGCGCCAGCCAGGCATTCGGCAAACGTCTCCAGAAACATCGCGAGGTCAGCCATGGCTAA
- a CDS encoding ABC transporter substrate-binding protein, with amino-acid sequence MKKLLASTILVTGFFVAAGAASSANAAEECGSISIAEMNWASAGVAAYVDKFIMENGYDCTVNIVSGDTMPTFASMNEKGQPDMAPELWVNAVRDPLDAAIKEGRLVEATKILTDGGVEGWWVPKFVADANPEIKTVEDALKHPELFPAPEDASKGAVHNCPSGWNCQVTTANLYKAREGDKKGFTLVDTGSAAGLDGSIANAFEKKQGWLGYYWAPTAILGKYEMVKLDDGVELDRAAFDVCTAKVDCADPKPNAYPVADVFTVVTKDFAEKAGASADYVKARQWDNTTVAEILAWMDENQGTNEDGAQYFLENHEEIWTKWVSPEVAEKIKASI; translated from the coding sequence ATGAAGAAACTCCTCGCCTCGACCATTCTCGTAACGGGCTTTTTCGTCGCTGCCGGTGCAGCAAGTTCCGCCAACGCCGCCGAAGAATGCGGCTCAATCTCCATCGCCGAAATGAACTGGGCATCGGCCGGTGTCGCAGCGTATGTCGACAAGTTCATCATGGAAAACGGTTACGACTGCACGGTCAACATCGTCAGCGGCGATACCATGCCGACCTTCGCTTCCATGAACGAAAAGGGGCAACCGGACATGGCGCCGGAACTCTGGGTCAACGCCGTTCGTGATCCGCTCGATGCAGCCATCAAGGAAGGCCGCCTGGTTGAAGCCACCAAAATCCTGACTGACGGCGGCGTTGAAGGATGGTGGGTCCCGAAATTCGTTGCAGACGCAAATCCTGAGATCAAGACCGTCGAGGACGCACTGAAGCATCCCGAACTCTTCCCTGCCCCGGAAGATGCCAGCAAGGGCGCCGTCCACAATTGCCCGTCTGGCTGGAATTGCCAGGTGACGACGGCTAACCTCTACAAGGCGCGCGAAGGCGACAAGAAGGGCTTCACGCTCGTCGACACCGGCTCGGCCGCAGGTCTCGATGGCTCCATCGCCAATGCTTTCGAGAAGAAGCAGGGCTGGCTTGGTTACTATTGGGCACCGACGGCCATCCTCGGCAAATACGAGATGGTAAAGCTGGATGACGGCGTGGAACTCGACCGTGCAGCTTTTGATGTCTGCACGGCCAAAGTGGATTGCGCCGATCCGAAGCCGAACGCCTATCCGGTCGCGGATGTGTTTACCGTCGTGACCAAGGACTTTGCCGAAAAGGCCGGCGCCTCTGCGGACTACGTCAAGGCGCGCCAGTGGGACAACACGACCGTCGCCGAAATCCTTGCCTGGATGGATGAAAACCAGGGCACCAACGAAGACGGCGCACAGTACTTCCTCGAAAACCACGAGGAAATCTGGACGAAGTGGGTTTCGCCGGAAGTCGCCGAAAAGATCAAGGCATCGATCTGA
- a CDS encoding glycine betaine/L-proline ABC transporter ATP-binding protein, translated as MAKSIEIKNLYKIFGKHPEKYLEAVRAGMDKTELNDKHNHVLGLNNINITMPGGKITVVMGLSGSGKSTLIRHINRLIDPTAGEVLYDGEDICSMNASALRQFRRHKTAMVFQKFGLLPHRTVLENSVYGLDIQGVPRKTSEEKGRYWLERVGLAGYEDYYPNQLSGGMQQRVGLARALSNDADILLMDEAYSALDPLIRVDMQTMLLELQQELQKTVVFITHDLDEALRLGDHIAILKDGEVVQQGDGQSIILSPADGYVSDFVRDVNRGRVLQATTVMEPLVAKPEGMPVPETATLETIARDLSEANETTAHVVDEDGKPVGTIGIETLVAAMVTPAVQEPEAEPDQEPEEQAVADDKTPEKAPEKQLA; from the coding sequence ATGGCTAAAAGCATCGAAATCAAGAATCTCTACAAGATCTTCGGCAAGCATCCTGAGAAATATCTCGAAGCGGTTCGCGCCGGCATGGACAAGACCGAGCTAAACGACAAGCACAACCACGTGCTCGGTCTGAACAACATCAACATCACCATGCCGGGCGGCAAGATTACCGTTGTGATGGGTCTTTCGGGCTCCGGTAAATCCACCCTGATCCGTCACATCAACCGGTTGATCGACCCGACCGCCGGTGAGGTACTGTATGATGGGGAAGACATCTGCTCGATGAATGCCTCGGCGCTACGCCAGTTTCGCCGCCACAAGACGGCAATGGTGTTCCAGAAGTTCGGCCTGCTACCGCACCGTACCGTGCTGGAAAACAGCGTCTACGGACTCGATATCCAGGGCGTGCCGCGCAAGACGAGTGAAGAGAAAGGCCGTTATTGGCTGGAGCGGGTCGGCCTGGCCGGATATGAGGATTACTACCCGAACCAGCTTTCCGGCGGCATGCAGCAGCGCGTTGGCCTTGCCCGCGCACTGAGCAATGACGCCGACATTCTGCTGATGGACGAAGCCTATTCGGCGCTTGACCCTCTGATCCGTGTCGACATGCAGACGATGCTGCTTGAACTGCAGCAGGAACTGCAAAAGACGGTGGTCTTCATCACCCACGATCTGGATGAAGCGCTGCGTCTGGGAGATCACATCGCCATTCTGAAAGACGGCGAAGTCGTGCAGCAGGGTGACGGCCAGAGCATCATCCTTTCGCCGGCCGACGGCTATGTCAGCGACTTCGTGCGTGACGTCAATCGTGGCCGTGTGTTGCAGGCGACGACGGTAATGGAGCCGCTGGTGGCCAAGCCGGAAGGCATGCCGGTGCCGGAAACGGCAACGCTGGAAACCATTGCTCGCGATCTTTCCGAAGCCAATGAAACAACCGCGCACGTGGTTGACGAAGATGGCAAGCCGGTCGGCACCATTGGCATCGAAACCCTGGTGGCTGCGATGGTAACGCCTGCAGTGCAGGAACCGGAAGCAGAACCGGATCAGGAACCAGAAGAGCAGGCCGTGGCAGACGACAAGACCCCGGAGAAAGCGCCGGAAAAACAACTGGCCTGA